The Montipora foliosa isolate CH-2021 chromosome 1, ASM3666993v2, whole genome shotgun sequence genome has a window encoding:
- the LOC137970682 gene encoding uncharacterized protein, with the protein MVAFREAVMLKIALARRRRRNLSFQMATLVAVRRQFRLRLLALLCLLLQQVEEEEERFRSIRRCERNAGWWEMVWSTYDNSRFKKTFRVTRQTFCYILENIRQDITKDQLTEMPISPECRLAICLYRLGRGDYLYTIAELFGVGLATIHVVVKEVCKAIVKNFWKKAVTNHFPTSEQDFTDVMVDMNQLWQFPWCWGAIDGCHIPIQCPPGGEEACKEYHNFKNFFSIVMMAIVDAAARFMWVSVGFPGNSHDSIIFQSTQLWSDITEKKVIPEISQNIQGTDIYPMILGDSAFPFRIWLMKPYSNAVLSAEQHYFNYRLSRARMVSERAFGQLKSRWRVLYRKSSCQPDAVKCIALACVVLHNVCIDMSDSLPSQLDLTEHPAQHGRRSRKEVRELLMMRNCTMKKDKSHHAEEIRKALLDKFWEEKKEQ; encoded by the coding sequence ATGGTGGCGTTCAGAGAGGCAGTAATGCTAAAGATTGCTCTGGCGAGGCGAAGGCGTAGGAATTTGTCTTTTCAGATGGCAACACTTGTAGCAGTAAGACGACAATTCAGGCTTCGACTGCTAGCTTTATTATGTTTATTACTGCAGCAAgtggaagaagaagaggaacgTTTTCGTAGTATCCGAAGGTGTGAGAGAAATGCTGGGTGGTGGGAAATGGTGTGGTCAACCTATGACAATTCAAGATTCAAGAAAACCTTTCGTGTGACGCGCCAAACGTTTTGCTATATACTAGAGAATATCAGGCAGGATATCACAAAGGATCAGCTGACTGAAATGCCAATTTCTCCGGAGTGCAGATTAGCAATATGTCTTTATCGGCTTGGGAGGGGTGATTACCTGTACACAATAGCAGAATTGTTTGGCGTTGGGCTAGCAACTATCCATGTCGTTGTTAAGGAAGTCTGCAAGGCAATCGTTAAAAACTTCTGGAAGAAGGCAGTGACAAATCATTTCCCAACTTCTGAACAGGATTTTACAGACGTCATGGTAGACATGAACCAGCTTTGGCAATTTCCTTGGTGTTGGGGAGCAATTGATGGTTGCCACATCCCAATTCAGTGCCCACCTGGTGGAGAGGAAGCTTGCAAAGAGTACCAtaactttaaaaactttttctcaattgttatgATGGCCATTGTCGATGCTGCAGCAAGATTCATGTGGGTCAGCGTAGGTTTTCCAGGTAACTCACATGACTCGATTATTTTTCAGTCTACACAGCTATGGAGTGATATCACGGAAAAGAAAGTGATCCCCGAAATATCACAGAACATTCAAGGAACAGACATTTATCCTATGATTCTAGGGGATTCAGCTTTCCCTTTTCGTATTTGGTTGATGAAACCTTACTCCAATGCTGTTCTGAGTGCTGAACAGCACTATTTTAACTACCGCCTCAGCAGGGCAAGGATGGTATCAGAAAGGGCTTTTGGCCAGCTGAAGAGTCGATGGAGAGTTCTCTACCGTAAATCATCTTGTCAACCTGATGCCGTTAAATGCATTGCATTAGCATGTGTTGTTCTTCACAATGTTTGTATAGACATGAGTGATTCACTACCATCACAGTTAGATTTAACAGAGCATCCAGCACAACATGGGAGAAGAAGCAGGAAGGAGGTCAGAGAACTGCTGATGATGAGAAACTGCACCATGAAGAAGGATAAATCACATCATGCAGAAGAGATAAGAAAAGCACTTCTCGACAAATTTTGGGAAGAGAAAAAAGAGCAGTAA